A DNA window from Fragaria vesca subsp. vesca linkage group LG3, FraVesHawaii_1.0, whole genome shotgun sequence contains the following coding sequences:
- the LOC101297817 gene encoding uncharacterized protein LOC101297817, protein MDVPELVQPPIIEEIFKVVDVAVPKLPIMVDILDITYVDSGGLFPATKPAMHSRFGEVRLDSLDEAIVTRTPSCLICLKDLDHRHIITRLPWSHVYHADCIVSWLETTHFCPVCQYSMPFVRRPRCKPFNINIGGLKLRPRCKPFKIRLAQAQDDDGLLRCS, encoded by the coding sequence ATGGATGTTCCTGAACTTGTGCAACCACCTATTATTGAAGAAATATTTAAGGTCGTTGATGTTGCCGTCCCCAAGCTGCCCATCATGGTTGATATTCTGGACATCACCTATGTGGACAGCGGCGGACTATTTCCTGCGACTAAACCAGCCATGCATTCACGGTTTGGAGAAGTGAGACTTGATAGTTTGGATGAAGCTATTGTTACACGGACGCCTTCATGCCTTATTTGCTTGAAGGACCTTGATCACCGACATATCATTACGCGACTACCTTGGTCGCATGTTTATCATGCAGATTGCATTGTTAGTTGGCTGGAGACTACTCACTTTTGCCCAGTGTGCCAATATTCAATGCCGTTTGTCCGGAGACCAAGGTGCAAGCCCTTCAATATCAATATCGGAGGGCTCAAGCTTAGGCCAAGGTGTAAACCTTTCAAAATCCGGCTAGCTCAAGCTCAAGACGACGATGGACTCCTCCGCTGCTCATGA
- the LOC101313285 gene encoding polygalacturonase-like, translated as MGGHNLVLIIFSVFLLSSSAYASRVAQFLAPGDFDVTSPKYGGKPNTDISQPLANAWKDACAATTPSRVIVPKGTFQLKGAVFKGPCKAPITVQVDGILQAPPIEAQLANKEFWVQFLEVERLTVSGTGTFDGQGQNSWKDNDCNKNPNCGGLAINVRFDKVKNSLVRDVTSLNSKNFHFNILGCEHLTFQHVTIKAPGDSPNTDGIHMGRSTGINITDMNIGTGDDCISVGDGTRQLTVSKVSCGPGHGISIGSLGRYDNEDDVSGLNIRDCTLSNTLNGVRIKTFPASPKATTASDIHFEKITMNNVANPVLIDQEYCPWGQCNKQIPSKVKISNVSFKNIIGTTSTAEALKIVCAKGLHCDQVVLSDIDLKLSGKGTLTSHCANVQPTIARVPPPLACATKA; from the exons ATGGGAGGACACAATCTAGTCTTGATTATCTTTTCGGTATTTTTGTTATCATCCTCAGCATATGCAAGTAGAGTCGCACAGTTTTTAGCTCCTGGTGACTTTGATGTGACAAGTCCGAAATATGGTGGGAAGCCTAATACTGATATTAGTCAG CCTTTGGCAAATGCTTGGAAAGATGCTTGTGCAGCAACAACGCCAAGTAGAGTTATTGTTCCAAAAGGGACATTTCAACTAAAAGGAGCAGTTTTCAAAGGTCCTTGTAAGGCTCCTATTACGGTTCAGGTTGATGGCATACTGCAGGCGCCACCAATTGAAGCCCAATTAGCAAATAAAGAATTTTGGGTCCAGTTTTTAGAGGTTGAGAGGCTCACTGTATCAGGTACTGGAACATTTGATGGTCAAGGACAAAATTCTTGGAAAGACAACGACTGCAATAAAAATCCAAACTGTGGAGGTCTAGCCATT AATGTGAGATTCGACAAAGTGAAAAATTCATTAGTAAGGGATGTGACATCACTTAACAGCAAAAATTTCCACTTCAATATTTTAGGGTGTGAACATCTTACATTCCAACATGTCACCATCAAAGCACCGGGAGATAGCCCTAACACAGATGGAATACATATGGGGCGCTCAACCGGGATTAACATTACGGACATGAACATCGGAACCGGAGACGATTGCATATCAGTTGGTGATGGTACCAGACAACTAACTGTAAGTAAGGTAAGTTGTGGACCAGGTCATGGAATAAGTATCGGAAGTCTCGGAAGGTACGACAATGAAGATGACGTCAGTGGACTCAATATTAGAGATTGTACCCTTAGTAATACACTGAATGGTGTTAGAATCAAGACATTTCCTGCTTCTCCTAAAGCTACCACCGCCTCGGATATTCACTTCGAGAAAATCACAATGAATAATGTTGCTAACCCAGTCCTCATTGACCAAGAATACTGCCCATGGGGTCAGTGTAATAAACAG ATTCCATCAAAAGTCAAGATCAGCAATGTGAGCTTCAAGAACATTATAGGGACAACTTCAACTGCGGAGGCTTTGAAGATTGTATGCGCTAAAGGCTTGCATTGTGATCAAGTGGTACTGAGTGACATAGATCTCAAGTTAAGTGGCAAAGGAACTCTTACATCTCATTGTGCAAACGTGCAACCCACGATTGCTCGAGTGCCACCGCCTCTTGCTTGTGCTACCAAGGCTTGA
- the LOC101298106 gene encoding uncharacterized protein LOC101298106, protein MREAAINIPTAAMRPSTNTKDSTSSPTCLKLLLYLLICMTIVLFILVPIVYTNLPDQTLEFQINSLSVSPFLVYSSSITANWNITLLARNPYKDKIVYYDAIEVSVFYHKLFLTSSHIAMNGSLYQSPKNESMLQVNLAISSVYMGNWMEAAAMLEEWRNRGVGFGVRAEAIVRLGDSEKNLKRKLSALINLPKGGSRNCWTLESRDGIVIFHLE, encoded by the exons ATGAGAGAAGCAGCGATCAACATCCCCACAGCTGCCATGAGACCTTCCACCAACACCAAGGACTCCACCAGCTCACCAACTTGCTTAAAACTTCTTTTATACCTGCTGATATGCATGACAATCGTGCTTTTCATACTGGTTCCAATAGTATATACGAATTTGCCTGATCAAACCCTAGAGTTTCAGATCAACTCTCTTTCAGTCTCTCCCTTTCTAGTCTACTCCTCCTCCATCACTGCCAATTGGAACATCACCTTACTTGCTAGAAATCCTTATAAGGACAAAATCGTCTACTATGACGCCATTGAAGTTTCGGTTTTCTATCACAAGCTGTTTCTAACTTCGTCGCATATAGCTATGAATGGATCCTTGTATCAAAGTCCCAAGAATGAGTCAATGCTGCAGGTGAACCTTGCAATCTCATCAGTGTATATGGGCAATTGGATGGAGGCGGCGGCCATGCTGGAGGAGTGGAGGAACAGAGGTGTAGGGTTTGGTGTTAGAGCAGAGGCTATTGTCAGGTTAGGCGACAGCGAAAAGAATTTAAAGAGGAAGCTG TCTGCATTGATAAACCTCCCTAAGGGTGGCAGCAGGAACTGCTGGACTCTGGAGTCTAGAGATGGGATTGTTATATTCCATTTGGAGTGA
- the LOC101298405 gene encoding LOW QUALITY PROTEIN: exopolygalacturonase clone GBGA483-like (The sequence of the model RefSeq protein was modified relative to this genomic sequence to represent the inferred complete CDS: substituted 1 base at 1 genomic stop codon) has protein sequence MGSKSFLGTCFLFLVAFSLTANAADFDVRKYGAKADGKTDDSQAINKAWTDACTATSQSTVVIEKRNYLVGPVRFGGPCKAPISIKVAGTLVAPAEPEKLKSQDGWVVFQNVDNLSVFGGXVFDGQGKLAWSRNDFAKTGKCNSLPINIRITGVTNSHIQDKTSLNSKLFHINVINSKHLTLQRITIDAPQESLNTDGIHIGRSSYINVTDANIKTGDDCVSLGDGSQNINVEKVTCGSGHGISIGSLGRYHDEQPVQGVTVRYCQISNTTNGVRIKTWPASPNGVASDLHFEDISMDNVKTNPVLVDQEYCPYGQCQAKLPSKVKISNVSFKNIRGTTQDLVAVKLVCSRGIPCQNVQVADINLTYNGNKNGTAISECANVKPTVSGFNHPQVCAKNVA, from the exons ATGGGTTCAAAATCTTTCCTTGGAACGTGTTTTCTGTTCTTGGTAGCGTTCTCCTTAACAGCCAATGCTGCAGATTTTGATGTCAGGAAATATGGAGCCAAGGCAGATGGCAAGACAGATGATAGCCAG GCCATCAATAAAGCATGGACAGACGCATGCACAGCCACGAGTCAAAGCACGGTTGTGATAGAGAAGAGAAACTATTTGGTTGGTCCCGTCAGGTTTGGAGGACCCTGCAAGGCACCCATCAGCATCAAGGTTGCAGGAACCCTAGTGGCTCCAGCTGAACCTGAGAAGCTCAAATCCCAGGATGGATGGGTGGTTTTCCAAAATGTCGACAACTTATCTGTGTTCGGAGGGTGAGTTTTCGACGGCCAAGGAAAATTAGCTTGGTCCAGAAACGATTTTGCCAAAACTGGAAAGTGCAATTCACTTCCTATC AATATACGAATTACTGGGGTTACCAATTCACACATTCAAGACAAAACATCGTTGAACAGCAAGCTGTTTCACATAAACGTCATCAACTCCAAACACCTGACCCTTCAACGTATCACCATCGATGCACCTCAAGAAAGCCTAAACACAGATGGAATCCACATTGGTCGCTCATCATATATCAATGTTACCGATGCAAACATCAAGACTGGGGATGATTGTGTCTCTCTAGGTGATGGAAGCCAGAACATAAATGTCGAGAAGGTGACTTGCGGCTCTGGCCATGGCATCAGTATTGGTAGCCTGGGAAG ATATCACGACGAGCAACCTGTTCAGGGAGTCACTGTCAGATACTGCCAGATTTCGAATACCACAAATGGGGTTAGGATTAAAACTTGGCCAGCTTCTCCTAATGGTGTGGCCTCAGATTTGCATTTCGAGGACATTTCTATGGACAACGTCAAAACCAACCCTGTACTTGTAGACCAAGAATATTGCCCATATGGTCAATGCCAAGCAAAGTTACCGTCTAAAGTCAAGATCAGCAATGTGAGCTTCAAGAACATTAGGGGCACAACTCAAGACCTTGTGGCTGTGAAGCTCGTTTGCAGCAGAGGGATACCGTGCCAGAATGTGCAAGTTGCTGACATCAACTTAACATATAATGGGAACAAAAATGGAACTGCCATATCTGAATGTGCCAACGTGAAGCCTACCGTGTCAGGATTTAATCATCCACAAGTTTGTGCAAAGAACGTTGCTTAA
- the LOC101313581 gene encoding threonine--tRNA ligase-like, whose product MLILQRMATTSSSLLSSPLLKPSSFLSPLKRCVSQPTSDFRAFAFSRNGLSTSAAAVAATEPHVSTQHDKLKEAQKDKSDKLDRVVLPSNESSEKLLRIRHTCAHVMAMAVQKLYPDAKVTIGPWIENGFYYDFDMEPLTDKELKRIKKEMDRIICRNLPLVREEVSREEAQRRISTLNEPYKLEILDSIKDDPITIYHIGNEWWDLCAGPHVEYTGKINRKAVELESIAGAYWRGDEKKPMLQRIYGTAWENEEQLQAYLHFKEEAKRRDHRRLGQVLDLFSIQNDAGGGLVFWHPKGAIVRHVIEDLWKKTHIERGYDLLYTPHVAKADLWQISGHLDFYRENMYNQMDVEDELYQLRPMNCPYHILIYKRRRHSYNDFPIRVAELGTVYRYELSGSLHGLFRVRGFTQDDAHIFCLEDQIKDEIRGVLDLTEELLLKFGFSKYEVNLSTRPEKSVGDDDIWEKATSALRDALEDKGWSYQIDDGGGAFYGPKIDLKIEDALGRKWQCSTIQVDFNLPQRFDITYIDSNSEKKRPIMIHRAVLGSLERFFGVLIEHYAGDFPLWLSPVQAHVLPVTDTQLDYCKELTNKLKVSGIRGELCHGERLPKLIRNSEMLKIPLMAVVGAKEVESGTVTVRSRSGDDPGTMSIDDFVSRIKSAIESRTSF is encoded by the exons ATGTTGATTCTTCAAAGAATGGCCACCACGTCCTCTTCTCTCCTCTCATCCCCTCTCCTAAAGCCCTCTTCTTTCCTCTCCCCTCTTAAACGCTGCGTTTCCCAACCCACCTCCGACTTTCGCGCCTTCGCCTTTTCCCGAAATGGGCTCTCCACCTCCGCCGCCGCTGTCGCCGCCACAGAGCCCCACGTGTCGACCCAACACGACAAACTGAAGGAGGCCCAGAAGGACAAATCTGATAAGCTCGACAGAGTTGTGCTCCCTTCCAATGAGTCCTCCGAGAAGCTCCTCCGAATTCGACACACG TGTGCGCATGTTATGGCCATGGCGGTTCAGAAGCTCTACCCAGATGCGAAGGTGACAATTGGGCCGTGGATAGAGAATGGGTTTTATTACGATTTTGATATGGAGCCTTTGACAGACAAAGAGTTGAAGAGAATCAAGAAGGAGATG GATCGCATCATTTGTAGAAATTTACCGCTTGTGAGAGAAGAAGTATCAAGAGAGGAAGCTCAGCGAAGAATAAGTACTCTCAACGAACCATACAAGCTTGAAATTTTGGATAGTATTAAGGACGATCCCATTACCATCTACCACATTGGCAATGAATGGTGGGATCTATGTGCGGGGCCTCATGTGGAATATACTGGAAAAATCAACAGAAAAGCTGTTGAACTTGAGTCTATTGCTGGTGCTTACTGGAGAGGTGATGAAAAGAAACCGATGTTGCAGAGGATCTATGGCACTGCATGGGAGAATGAAGAACAATTGCAGGCATACCTTCATTTCAAGGAGGAGGCTAAACGCCGAGATCACCGGCGCCTCGGTCAAGTTCTTGATCTGTTCTCTATACAG AATGATGCTGGTGGAGGTTTGGTGTTCTGGCATCCAAAGGGTGCTATTGTGAGGCATGTAATAGAAGATTTGTGGAAAAAGACACACATAGAGCGTGGTTATGATCTGCTATATACTCCACATGTTGCAAAGGCGGATCTTTGGCAGATAAGTGGTCATCTGGATTTCTACAGAGAAAATATGTACAATCAGATGGATGTTGAAGATGAACTTTATCAACTTCGACCGATGAACTGCCCTTATCATATCTTGATTTACAAAAGGAGGCGTCACTCTTACAATGACTTTCCTATTAGAGTTGCTGAGTTGGGAACAGTATATAGATATGAATTATCTGGAAGCTTACATGGCCTTTTCCGTGTAAGAGGTTTTACTCAG GATGATGCTCACATATTTTGCCTAGAAGACCAGATCAAAGATGAAATCAGGGGTGTCTTAGATCTTACGGAAGAGTTATTATTGAAATTTGGCTTCAGCAAATATGAAGTTAATCTATCCACGAGGCCGGAGAAATCTGTTGGAGACGATGATATATGGGAGAAAGCAACATCTGCCCTTAGAGATGCCTTGGAGGATAAGGGTTGGAGCTATCAAATTGATGATGGTGGTGGTGCTTTTTATGGCCCGAAAATTGATCTTAAGATTGAAGACGCTCTTGGAAGGAAGTGGCAGTGCTCAACTATACAG GTTGATTTTAACCTACCACAGCGATTTGACATAACATATATTGACTCAAATTCAGAAAAGAAGCGGCCTATCATGATTCATAGAGCTGTTCTTGGGTCCTTGGAGCGGTTCTTTGGAGTCCTTATAGAGCATTATGCTGGGGATTTTCCATTATGGCTGTCTCCAGTGCAAGCTCATGTTTTACCAGTGACAGACACTCAG CTGGATTACTGCAAAGAGCTAACCAACAAACTGAAAGTAAGTGGTATTCGGGGTGAACTTTGCCATGGCGAACGACTGCCAAAGTTGATCAGGAATTCAGAGATGCTCAAAATTCCACTAATGGCTGTTGTTGGTGCCAAGGAAGTTGAATCTGGAACTGTTACAGTAAGATCCAGGTCTGGTGACGATCCAGGGACCATGTCGATTGACGATTTTGTCAGTAGAATCAAGTCAGCCATTGAAAGCAGAACATCATTTTGA
- the LOC101298694 gene encoding putative MO25-like protein At5g47540-like — translation MKGLLKKSKSSKPSELLKNTRELLIFLNADKDVREQKCKEKMEELTKSMLEIRTLLYGNGESEPNKDTCAQLTQEFFREDMFRLLIASLSKLNLETRKNATHIIANLQRQQVQSRLIASEYLEKNIDIMDLLIPGYEEGDIALSYGAILRECIRHQVVARYVLESNHMKKFFDYIQIPNFEIASDAAATFKELMTRHKSTVAQFLSNNYVWFFQEYNSQLLESQNYITKRQAVKLLGNMLLDRSNSDVMVRYVCSLDNMRILMNLLRDPNKTIQLETFHVFKLFVANENKPPEIANVLVTNRSKLLRFFGDFNIEKEDMQFEADKAELIKEISILEPKDIKDFSSVLSFREHCQIAC, via the exons ATGAAGGGTCTTCTCAAGAAATCCAAGTCAAGCAAGCCGTCCGAGCTCCTCAAGAACACTCGTGAGCTTCTCATCTTCCTCAATGCCGATAAGGACGTCCGCGAGCAGAAGTGCAAGGAGAAG ATGGAAGAATTAACAAAATCAATGTTGGAGATTAGAACACTTCTGTATGGGAATGGTGAATCAGAGCCGAATAAAGACACTTGTGCACAGCTTACTCAGGAATTTTTCAGAGAGGATATGTTCCGCCTTCTCATCGCTAGCCTTTCAAAGCTGAACCTAGAG ACTCGTAAAAACGCAACGCATATTATTGCAAATCTGCAAAGGCAACAGGTTCAATCGCGATTGATTGCTTCCGAATATTTGGAGAAAAATATTGATATTATGGATCTTCTGATACCTGG TTACGAAGAAGGTGATATTGCTCTGTCTTATGGTGCAATTTTAAGGGAATGCATTCGTCATCAGGTTGTTGCAAG GTACGTCCTGGAATCAAACCACATGAAAAAGTTCTTTGATTATATACAAATTCCAAATTTTGAAATAGCATCGGATGCTGCAGCCACCTTCAAG GAGCTTATGACCAGGCATAAATCCACTGTTGCACAATTTCTGTCAAATAATTATGTCTGG TTTTTCCAAGAATATAATTCGCAGTTACTGGAGTCTCAGAATTACATCACCAAACGGCAGGCTGTCAAA CTGCTAGGAAATATGTTACTGGATCGCTCAAACTCCGATGTGATGGTTCGATACGTTTGCTCTTTGGATAACATGAGAATCCTCATGAACCTTCTCAGG GATCCAAACAAGACGATCCAATTAGAGACCTTTCATGTCTTCAAG CTATTTGTTGCAAACGAAAATAAGCCTCCTGAGATTGCTAATGTACTAGTAACAAATAGGAGCAAGCTTCTCCGTTTCTTTGGCGACTTCAACATTGAGAAAG AGGATATGCAGTTTGAAGCAGACAAAGCTGAACTCATTAAAGAAATCTCTATTCTTGAACC